The proteins below are encoded in one region of Manis pentadactyla isolate mManPen7 chromosome 2, mManPen7.hap1, whole genome shotgun sequence:
- the LOC130679718 gene encoding putative RNA polymerase II subunit B1 CTD phosphatase RPAP2, whose amino-acid sequence MDGLKKNGAGSPRHRARAPRASRNAADTKQTSALKQEDAYKRKAELEAAVRKKIEFERKALHIVEQLLEESITEEFLRECGKFITPAHYSDVVDERSIIKLCGYPLCQKKLGIVPKQKYKISTKTNKVYDITERKCFCSNFCYKASKFFEAQIPKTPVWVREEERYPDFQLLQEGQRGHSGIEVQLCYEAIKTSDVDNPGHFKKHYESSSSSTHSDSSSDNEQDFVSSILPGNRPNATAIRPQLHKKCIMKKKAGQKSNSKHEDKERTIIDVTEQLGNCRLDSQEKAAACELPLQKVHTQISSNRPLQEKLEASENSENKYDSSKITLVGISKKSAEHFKRKFAKSNQVSRSASSSVQVCSEVAKTNLLKVLKETLIEWKTEETLKFLYGQNYASVSLKAEEELDEDDTNSDPDIHSPALPESQNSLDESLPFRTSDTAIKPLPSYKNLKKETETLNLRIREFYRGQYILNEETTKSQDSEEHDPTFPLIDSSSQNQIRKRIILEKLSKVLPGLLEPLQITIGDIYTQLKNLVQTFRLTNRNIIHKPAEWTLIAMVLLSLLTPILGIHKHSQENVVFTQFITTLLEELHLRNEDLESLTIIFRTSC is encoded by the exons atggatggacttaaaaAGA ACGGGGCCGGCTCCCCGCGCCACAGGGCCCGGGCCCCCCGCGCCTCCCGAAACGCCGCAGATACTAAACAAACAAGTGCCTTGAAACAAGAAGATGCTTATAAAAGGAAGGCAGAACTAGAAGCAGCTGTGAGAAAGAAGATTGAGTTTGAGAGAAAAGCTCTACATATTGTTGAACAGCTTTTAGAAGAGAGTATTACGGAAGAATTCCTAAGGGAGTGTGGGAAGTTCATTACACCTGCTCACTACAGTGATGTTGTGGATGAACGTTCCATCATCAAACTCTGCGGTTATCCATTGTGTCAGAAGAAGTTAGGAATTGTaccaaaacagaaatataaaatttctaCCAAAACCAATAAAGTCTATGATATTACCGAAAGAAAGTGTTTTTGCAGCAATTTTTGCTATAAAGCATCTAAGTTTTTTGAAGCACAAATTCCTAAAACTCCGGTATGGGTTCGAGAAGAAGAAAGGTATCCTGATTTTCAGCTGCTGCAGGAAGGACAAAGGGGCCATTCTGGAATAGAAGTACAGTTATGCTATGAAGCCATTAAAACATCAGATGTTGACAATCCTGGCCATTTTAAGAAGCATTATGAATCTAGTTCTTCTAGCACTCACAGTGATAGTAGCAGTGATAATGAGCAAGACTTTGTTTCCTCCATTCTACCAGGAAACAGACCAAATGCAACAGCTATAAGACCACAGCTGCACAAAAAGTgcataatgaaaaagaaagctgGTCAAAAATCTAACTCCAAACATGAAGACAAAGAGCGAACAATAATAGATGTCACCGAGCAGTTAGGCAACTGCAGACTAGATAGTCAGGAGAAAGCTGCTGCCTGTGAACTTCCTCTGCAGAAAGTACATACTCAGATTTCTTCAAATAGGCCTTTGCAAGAAAAACTAGAAGCTTCAGAGAATTCTGAAAATAAATACGATAGTTCAAAAATAACCCTAGTAGGCATAAGTAAGAAAAGTGCTGAACATTTTAAGAGGAAATTTGCCAAATCAAATCAAGTTTCTAGGTCAGCTTCTAGTTCGGTACAGGTGTGTTCTGAAGTTGCAAAGACAAACTTACTTAAAGTCCTGAAAGAGACTTTGATTGAGTGGAAGACAGAAGAAACGTTGAAGTTTTTATATGGCCAGAATTATGCTTCTGTGAGTCTGAAGGCTGAAGAGGAACTTGATGAAGATGATACAAACTCTGACCCAGATATTCATTCCCCTGCTTTGCCAGAATCTCAAAATAGCTTGGATGAGTCTTTACCTTTTAGGACCTCAGATACAGCCATTAAACCACTGCCAAGTTACAAGAACttgaaaaaagaaactgaaacattAAATCTAAGGATCAGGGAGTTTTACAGAGGGCAATATATTTTGAATGAAGAAACCACCAAATCACAAGATTCAGAAGAGCATGATCCCACCTTCCCACTGATAGATTCAAGTTCTCAGAACCAGATTAGAAAACGCATCATACTTGAAAAGTTGAGTAAAGTCTTACCTGGACTTTTGGAACCTCTTCAGATTACAATAGGAGATATTTACACACAGCTTAAAAATCTTGTCCAAACATTCAGATtaacaaatagaaatattatacACAAACCTGCAGAGTGGACCTTAATTGCTATGGTGTTGCTGTCATTACTGACCCCAATTCTTGGCATTCACAAACACTCTCAGGAAAATGTGGTGTTCACACAGTTCATAACCACCCTGCTTGAAGAATTACATTTAAGGAATGAAGACCTTGAAAGTTTAACCATCATATTTAGAACCAGCTGTTAA